DNA sequence from the Amphiprion ocellaris isolate individual 3 ecotype Okinawa chromosome 17, ASM2253959v1, whole genome shotgun sequence genome:
agAAGCTGattttctggtttgtgtttctagttcagtttttgcagcttgagagacatttctgagaccatagagtgattaaaaacagagagaggaggctgcatcagaacTGAAGTAGTGCATTTAATTACATGTAATCGGTCAAGAAAAATACAGCTactaaaaattgtaaaaatgacaaatatcagcCATGTTAAGCAGTCTATCCCTAGTAAGTAGGGCCTTTTATTGTCATGTGTTTGACTCAATGACTGTGCACTGGAGGTAACATCTGAAAAACTATTAACAGTACTCCTTTCTACCATCGTTGTTTCAAATTCTAACTAAAAGGATCAGAAGTAATAAATTTAGCAATTATCGGTCAGTAGAAATCGATacagataatcagaaaaatggcaaatagcCACAACAATTGGTCTATCCTTGTTTCAATCTCAgatcacatttattcatgtaacAGATTTCAAACAACATGAGTTAACCAAAGTGGAAAAATGGTGTATATTCCCTCCAATAGAGGTCAGGAACTTGGAGAGTCAACGCCAAGCTGCAATAGGAGCTGTTGTAGTGGCATATTGTCACCCAACACTCTCATTTCCtgtaatttgtcacccatctgtactTTGTGAGCTGTTTACAAGTTCACAAGTATTGCAGTTTCCAACAAAGTGAAGGTCCAACAGAATTTCCTCTTCATGTTCCGGTCTGATTGTTTCTCACTGAGAGAACAAAGAAATtcaaggagaagaggaagacatCGGTTGAGATAAACACAGTACAAGGACACTCAGAGGGACAAATAGGCTGGATGGCTTCATTCCAAAGGAGATAAGAGGCCAGAAGTCTTTTCGGAGATGGGTCCCTGTGTTTTGTTGTGGCACAAATAAACCGAATAACCAGCTGATTATCTGATTCCAGAGAAAACGAGCTGAGccttaaaatgcacaaatatcCTCCGAGCCCAGCGttgttttctaaaattagaCTGTCAGCTGTGATCGAGTTGAAATGATCAAGCTggaaggagtttttttttttttttagtattggCAGAAAAGCACCTTCAGACTATTTAGGTGCGAACTGCGTGACAACCTTGCCACAAACAACCAAATAAGGTGTTAAATCTGAAAAGCTCACAGCTGGTCGTGGCTCAGGTGGTGCAGCAGGCTGCTTCCTAATCGCAACGTTGGGTCTTCGATCCTCGACCTCCACACAAGTTTTCTGGCAAAACACTGAAACCCAAAGTTTCACCTGAGGGCAGGCCAGAACCTTGCATTACTTCTGCAAGGTGTTAGCGTGTATGTGAATTAAAAACACACTGGAAAGTTCTTTGTAGAACATCGCTAAGGTTAGAAGGTGCTCTACAAGTGCAAATTTTGCAGATTAAGCTTTCCTTACTTGGGTTTGTTCAGCTCAAAAATCACAGTTTAGGTGGTTAAATTTTTGTGGAATTGCTTGCTTGTAGCTATTAGCACATTTTGGGAAAAAGTTTACATTGACTTTATTAATTGCAGATTACTAAAAAGCGCTGATATGGTGATTTTAAGGCCAAAAGACGTCTCAAAGCTTGAAGAATAATCATTTCTGTCAACAGAATTTTAACGCCAGTATTTAGGAACCGATACATATTGCCATATAGTCATTTAAATGCTGTTTGAAGCTGATGACTGTTGATTTGACATCCAAAAAAAGAGTAGAACAACAGAGTCTTGAGCTAAAAGCTAACACTAgcaagatagatagatagatagatagatagatagacagatagatcaTCCTCTTGTGGAAATTCTAGGTATCCAGTTGCTCACGTTATATTCAAGATATATGAGGAAACAATGTACAAAAGAATTAATGTACAAATCATGGTAAGTCgaagaaatagaaaaaagaaataaggtGCCAAAAATGCGGGTATTTACAAAAAGGCGCAGAAATTGTtggtatttgcaaaaaaaagtgcaaaattactgacatttacaataaaaaagactattagaaaagtacaaaaaagataaaacagaagATTAAACAGGTTTGTTTATACCATCTTTAGTGTGTCAACATGCTAGTGTTTGCTAGttaacaaaaaactatttttaaaaatggcagctCCATCCCAATACCTATTCTGCTTATCActtattttcctctaaattagaccataatttactaaataaatATCTTTCTGtgttgaaggagacttgaaactagtaATTGAGACCAAAAAcccatgaagaaaatgtttcctGACATAGTAAATCAAATGAGAAGTGGGTGATTTTCTCATAGACCTCTATAGAATCTGGCTTCAgaagttgccccctgctggctgatagagagaatgcagtttataaaatattttttagagtCAATTGTATTTAGTCTTAATCAAAGTAGGTCAGGCTCACAATGGGGTCTGATGACGACAGAAAATCTCCCCTAAAGGGAAACATGACCAAATTTCACTGTAATTCATGAAATATTTGGTGAAACATTtcataaaaacatcacaacttGAACTCACAGTGGCCAGAGGAAATGTCAGGACATCACCAAAGCCTCAGAGTctaattttgtgtgtgtgttgacatttttgaacTGCAAATCAGCATGAAATTACTAGATCTGTACACAGAGGATGAGTTTTGTTTCAGCTCAGAGAAACAAGTCGAGCTGTGCCGTCTTTAGCCACTTCCAGCAGCCGTGAGCAGCTCGGTGTGTTTTATCTCCAGGGAGGGTTTTGGTTCATCGGTCTGTCCTCTGTCAGTCCATCCGTGGCTCTGATTtagctgcaaaacaacaacaacaacaatccgTCTCCGGTGGTTAATTCTTATTGACAGCATCTGCAGATCGTCTCCCGGAGCAGCCGCCATCCTCGCTGACATTAACGTCTGAATGAGGATCGAGGAAACAAGCGACACATTAGAGTAGCGAGGCTTTATTTTGACAACACATTAATCACCTTTTTCTGCTTGGAGGAAATTTATATGCATATTATCTGTATGGATGACAAGAggttttctgctgttgtttcctCTCCACTGAATCTGaacatcttttctctctctgtccgtCTCACTGCTTTCTCTACAAATAGTTATTTTTATCCCAGTCTTCTTAAATTTCCTCCTCTCCAGCCTTTCCCCTCCCATTTCCTCCTCTTCGCTGTCCTTTGCTGGAGAAACGTTGTCCTTTTTCTGTTCAGAACAAGATGTGCAGGAATCAGTCTTCTGTTATCTACTGACAGCTCAGACGAGGGCGGATTTCAGCTCAGTCCTCTTACAGAAAAAAgtagttaaaataaaatgaccttaaaatgacattttgctgGAATTACATGTGTTGACAAATGTTCCTTAACTAATTATCTGCACCCAAAATCACATAAATTCCTCTCAGAGGTGTGAAACATATTAAATAAACCCGCCTTTAAGTGTATGTGTATGTTGTTCGATCGTTCTTTCGTTCTATCATTCTAACGTTCTGTTGTTCTATCGTTCTTTCGTTCTATCATTCTAACGTTCTATTGTTCTATCTATCGTTCTGTCACTCTATCGTTCTATCATTCTATCGTTCTATCTATTGTTCTATCATTCTATCGTTCTATCTATTGTTCTATCATTCTATCTATCGTTCTATCATTCTATCGTTCTATCTATTGTTCTATCATTCTATCTATCGTTCTATCATTCTATCGTTCTATCTATTGTTCTATCATTCTATCTATCGTTCTATCGTTCTATCTGTTGTTCTTTCGTTCTATCTGAACATCTGTCCTTTACATCAGTCACACCTGCAGTGTCAGAGTCatatttttactttcttttcccccaaattctttctgcagttgcCGCCCCGACTTCTTTTGAGGGACCCTTTGGGAAGGTTGTTTACCGGGTGAGGGCGGCCATCGACACGCCTCGGTTCTCCAAGGACTACAAAGCCCAGCGGCCCTTCTACCTGCTCAACCTGCTCAACCTCAATGAGGTGCCCGACATCGAGGTGAGCTTTGGCTTCTCAAACTTTCCTGTCGGGTTCCTCCTGAGTAAATCTGGGAGAATGtgaaatgcatttctttatttgatCAACCTTTGTCTTAGTCGAGGCTTATTTGATTTCACCACAGAGCAGGACAGAATCCATTTCCTCCTTCACTCCCTGCTTCTTATAATTCACTCTCTTCCCATCATGACTGTCAGTTTCCTGATACCGTGGAGATGAGCAGGAGTAAATAATCATCTGTTAGAGAGcgacagacaaacaaacgttTCTCCTCTGATTCTGCAGCATTCGAGTTCCGCTGTGACCACCAAGAAGTTCAGCTACCTCCTGGTGAAGACGGGGACGCTGATGCTGAAAGCTCGCAGCGACCTGAGGGGCTACATCCCCGGTCAGGTCATCAAATTAGCCACCGAGATCCACAACAAGTCTGGGAAAGACACTGGATACGTCCTGGCCAGTCTCATTCAGGTGAGTTATTAAATAAAGTCAGCAGTAATTATGTCTTCTGTCAACACAACTGCCTGTATGAACTCTTCTTTGGAGATATGAATTTGCtctatttgtgttttcagagtTGTTGTCTGAAGAAAGtggaataaaaaataagaaaatgtggggaaaaaagcttTGAACAAACTCACAGATCATCATAATTGTTGCCCTTTACATAATGCAGTTATGAGCCCAGCCACTGAGGGTAATGACCTTTCAGAGATACATTATAAATCTCTGTTCAGACAAACATAACCAGTCATAGAACTAATTCTTTCATGTGCACATAAATCCTCTATGCATAAAGATTTCTAGACATAGAGAATACTTTttattccgccaaggaacggtggagttatgtgacgaccagcgttggtttgtctgtttgtctgtctgttagcaacatgaTTCAAAAACGAACTAATGCatatggatgaaattttcagggaacttcacaaatgacacaaggaccaagtgattagattctggcagtgatgcggcttatagtctggatccacggatttgttaaagatttctgtatcaaatCGACCGccgtggacttatcaggacttatccgtccaaaatgatacaagaacaactgattaaattgtgggggtgtttctgagttccattaattcctgccacccgctacatatttaggtcatgcgatttggaatctgtacataacgtacacatgaataacacacgcctgtgctcagcaaaaggtcattttgtttgtgagcatatctatattaaatgatcacattctatgttgctgtgatttctgccataaatttttttcaagatttcaggcatcagaaatgatacgactgagcagctttggaggagtgctgcgctctctgagtgcttttcttgttataataTTGAGTCATtacatctcaaatcatcacatttttggaACACtttctgctcgaccatctctgatttttttttttgtaaatcataAGCTATGGATACTTagaaagatatttgtgaaattttagctcaACATAAGTAATACTTtctgggacaaaaaaaaaagttttaaaacctGCTTGTTGACCCACTTTTGGCCTTAAAGACTAGTGTCACAAGTTGgactctgtctctctgttttctccATGGTCTGAATTTAAAGACATGcctattttgaaaatatatagcTTCTTAGTtaatttcttaataaatttttgAGAACCGTTTTGAAACTCTGGAACTTCTACTTGGATCAGACTATgatgtcatattttttatttttgtcaaaccTTCTCAAACAGCTGTTAAAGTTCaatgaaaatcacttttttcatttttgtgacaaagtatttaatattaaaagtattctacatgtttagttttgtattattgtgacatgaaactacatatggttcagaaaatatcactaaatgacttcaacattcagatttttttctgttattgtggACTTTTTGTTATGACTTCACCTTTAATCATATTCACCCATTATCAGAATTAGTTGATCTGCTTGTCCAATATTGCATCGAATTCAAgtagaaaaaagttttaaaatttcCAAAAGGTTCTCTAAATATAATTATGAATAATTATTTTTGGACACAGTCACTTTGGACATcatatattcagtttaatgcATCGTCCTTCTACTTATTTGATCAGATACTTGAATTTAAACTTTCCTATCGTATAAATAACTTTCTGaacctgtttatttttttttttgatttttgttttgaaatttattctcaataaagcacaaaacaagAGAATCTATTTTGGGGATATCAAACAGTTCCCACAGTGATCATGAGAATAAATTTACTGCTAAAGTCTTCCTCACATATGTACATTAAATAAACGTTACATATAGAAGTCAAGGCATTAAATTTCTATGTTTACTGTCACTTTCTGTTGTCCTTGATCTAATCATGTATTACTTTGATTTTGTtgggaaaaacaaccaaatctgtACTAAAAACTGCGTCATTTCATCACGAATTACTTCATTCTACACGTCTCATTTAAAggtttactgtaaatatattgtatttaatttcactcataatcagagaatttttgatctacttgtcagatattgcagattctaaatcaatgacatgaaataaaagtgaaaaattcaggcttttatcttcaaTAATTCCTGCGATATCCTgaattgttgttcaaacagcctcagatttaaatgtggaaagaaaacctgctgaaagtgagTTGatgagcaatttttaaaaacatcttatCTGGGAAAGTATTTAGTATGTTTagctaaaatgtcacagaaaccaTTGATAATATAAcagataaatataatataaacacTCATGTAAATATTCTTGAGTGTgcgttcttctgtttttcttattttttatattgtatatttcgtttatagttgtgttttcttgcttttcttctgtcactttgctgctgtgacgttGCAGATTTCCCGTTGTGGGACTCATAAAGGATATTCTCTTCTATAATAGAGGTTTTCTTGAGCTCTGTGTTGGAGCTGCGTGTCGAGGTTTGAAGCTTCTGTCGCATCTTTTCACGTCTTTGCCTGTTTGTCGCACCAGAAAGTGACCTATAAGACCAAGCGGCCTGTGTTTGACCTGCGGACCATCGCTGAGGTGGAGGGAGCCGGAGTGAAGGCAGGAAAACATGCCGAGTGGAGGGAGCAGATCATcgtccctcctcttcctcagtcaGCTCTGGCCGGCTGCAGCCTCATAGACATCGACTATTTCATTCAGGTTGCTGTGGAATTAAGTGGATGTTATATTTGTGCATGTTATATGACAGTTAATGCTTGTTTAGTTCTCAAAATGTTAGACTTCAGGTTTTGCTGAAACACTGTTAAAGCttaatgcacattttcagaTACTTGTGGTTCTCAGCTCTCCACATGCTGGCAGAAAACATCCTTTAATACACGATTAATTGTTTCCGGATGATTCCAAACTTCTGAATTATTGATGGTATGCTCTCATTATAAGCTCACTCTAGAGTACCGTCTGTCTATTAGTTATTATAGGaatatttttgtggttatttaggcTGCTTTTCCTCTCTTAGAATTCTTcatctgctttgttttatttaaggattttgtcagttttcagcAGAGAAATCTAATTTCCTGCAGCATTTGGGTCAAATAAATATCATGCTGTACTGTACGCTGCATCAGTGCTCTACTTTAGGGTTTAGGGCTCTACTTTAGATCAAATTACACCATTTCTGTTATACTTTGAACTTTAAGCTCATTTACTAGCAGCTTTCAACGACTAtaattgttgtttgtttcttaaTTTTAGGTATTTTCCTAATACTGGATAACATTTTGCATCCAATGCAAGTAAAATTAAGAGCTTGTGAAAGTGGAATATTATCCTGCAGTATCATTAACTTGCAAAATGTGCATGTAGCTGCAACATGTTTGTTAAATTAGTCTCCATGAAGAGCTTTAATTAATAATTGAGAATTGAAGAGAAATGGACTGAATTTAgacaagaataaaaagaaagtaGAGGTTAAAACCATAAAAGCAActttaaaaattataataatagtaacaagcatataagtaaaaaaaaaaggtaaaagagAGTCAAACTGAATATACACTGAtcatgcaaaacattatgaccacctgcctgatattgtgttggtccaTCGAGGTGTGGACTCTACTGGACCAGATCTAGTGGAGTCCTTGAGCCTCACGTTGCAGTTGATGCCTGTGTTTCCTTCATTAATCATGATTTGTGTTTCAGGTGTCACTAAAGTCTCCGGACGCCGTCGTCACTCTGCCCATCTACATCGGCAACATTGCCGTGAACTTGTCTCCATCGAGGCCGATGCCCACCAGTCCGGACCACTCCGGTGCCTCCGTGGCTTCCAGTGCGGTGAGGGTGACGCCCAGCGCCCCGCCGGCCGAGGAGGATCCGGACGAGGAGCTGTGTGCCGGGGGCGTCGCCAGCGAGGAGATCCCCACCAAGAGTCACTCCCAGCAGGATCCCTCCGGCCGGCCGGTCACCATGTCGCCCAGCGCCTTCAGCCACGCCCCCGGAGCGGCGCTGCCTCCCGGCCACCGGCGGCCCGACGCCTCGGCGCCGCTGTTCTGCGTCTCCACCGGAGCCACCATACCGTTCTTCACCGAGGGAGACGTCACTCCAGTCCCCACCTCCtgctccctcatcctccctccagAGTACAGCAGCTGGGATTATCCTCATGGTGAGGtcttcagacacaaacacattcagggACGTGAACAGTTTCAGTTTGGTGGAATGACTGACAGAGGAGTCCTGTCATCAGAGTTAGATCCAGTCATAAACTGTCTGAGGTTCAGTTCCTAAGTTCCCTGTTGGTGTATTTCCTTCCTAAAGGTTTTTCTTGGCACCCAAAATCAACTCACATATAAACAGTAGCACACAACAGCTGTGGCTTGTTAAAGATGCAACCAGTTTGGCTTCAAATCCTGcaaaacttcttcttcttcttcttcttcttcttcttcttcttcttctccttcttcttcttcttctccacctCATACtcctcattcttcttcttcttcttcttctccagaacttcttcttcttctcctcctccatcctacttcttcttcttctccaaaacgtcttcttcttctcctcctccatcctacTTCTTCATCCTCtatatcaggggtgtcaaacataaggcctgtgggccaaaatcGGCCCGCCAGAGTGTCCAATCCGGCCTGTGGGACGGCTTTTGTGAAGTGTAGAAATTACAGACGAAaagatgaatccttactgtgaaaatatttaaagacatggaacattgtgcaatataatgtgagtcagcagcttcagtatgacTGAGTTTGGTTGGTGGAACCCTGCTGTTGATGTACTGCCACAAcgtttatgcattttttatgtataaattttatacatttacaaggcagggggacaatctaaccttcttccttaatagttcccacttttgtttgtgtggtgtggtgtcaggattactacaaaggtgtggaaatgaatgtaaattgaAAATGATTTCTAGATCGTGAcaagtttttttccctgttaaaagggtgttttccttgccactgttgccttagagtttgctctggggttcaggcatatgggttctgtaaatcttgagacaatctgactgtaattggcgctatataaataaaactgaattgaattgaaattgtaAAATGTTATATTGTctagttccagatacctgcaaCTAAGTGTTTAGTGCCTTTCTAGATACACTGACCTATAAGTTATAATGTCTAAAATGATACCCTGAGGCATAGTGTTgttaaaatttcatttatttt
Encoded proteins:
- the arrdc1b gene encoding arrestin domain-containing protein 1b, producing the protein MGKLQEFDITFTNNKVVYGPGESISGNVKIRTGNSLQYKAIKVNCQGSCGISNKMNDTSWTLEEQYFNSTLSVADKGTLVAGEHSFPFQFLIPVAAPTSFEGPFGKVVYRVRAAIDTPRFSKDYKAQRPFYLLNLLNLNEVPDIEHSSSAVTTKKFSYLLVKTGTLMLKARSDLRGYIPGQVIKLATEIHNKSGKDTGYVLASLIQKVTYKTKRPVFDLRTIAEVEGAGVKAGKHAEWREQIIVPPLPQSALAGCSLIDIDYFIQVSLKSPDAVVTLPIYIGNIAVNLSPSRPMPTSPDHSGASVASSAVRVTPSAPPAEEDPDEELCAGGVASEEIPTKSHSQQDPSGRPVTMSPSAFSHAPGAALPPGHRRPDASAPLFCVSTGATIPFFTEGDVTPVPTSCSLILPPEYSSWDYPHEPPPTYEESCSSANSSFNSRQ